GTGGATTGGGCGCTCAACGGCCAGCACAATGTGGCCAACGCCCTGGCCGCCATCGCCGCGGCCCGCCATGCCGGGGTGCCGCCGCGGCTGGCGGTGGAGGCGCTGGGGCGGTTTCGCAACGTCAAGCGACGCATGGATCTGCGCGGCGAGGTGGATGGGGTGCGGGTGTATGACGACTTCGCCCACCATCCCACCGCCATCCGCACCACCCTGGAGGGCCTGCGCGCTGCCCAGCCGGAGCGGCGCCTGATCGCCATTCTCGAACCGCGCTCCAACACCATGCGCCTGGGCACCCTGGCCGCCCAGCTACCCAAGGCGCTGGAGCTGGCGGATCAGCTGCTGGTGTACGTGCCCGACAGCCTGAACTGGGATGCGCGCCAGGTGTTCGCCCCCATCTCCAACCGCACCGAGCTGTGCCGCGAGGTGGCCGACATCGTTCAATGGGTCTCGGCGGAGGCCCGCCCCGGCGATCAGATATTGGTGATGAGCAACGGCGGCTTCGAGGGCATCCACCAGCGCCTGCTGGATGCCTTGGCGGCGCGGCGGGGATGAGGAAAGAGGGACGCAGAGGGCGCAAAGCAGCGCAGAGATCGCAGAGATAAACCCAGTAAAAGCATTTAGCCATAGGCGACTTTGCAGCAGGCGAGGGAGGTCGGCTTTGCCGGGCGACCTGGCGGGACATCGCTGATCGCACTGCATCCGGGCTACAACTCAACACATCCGAGCGCCAGTTGAGAATTTCCGGTGCTCGGAGCTACCAGGATGATGGGCAATAGCAATGAAAATAAATTATTTAATCTGCGCTGATCGGCGCAATCTGCGGTTCAATAAATGAATCCGGCCATTGCCTTAGCCATCACCGGCGCTTCCGGCAGCCTTTACGCCCTGCGTCTGCTGGAGGAACTGGTGCGCGCCGAGCGACCGGTCTATCTGATGATCTCCCAGGCCGCGCAGGTGGTGCTGCAGATGGAACTGGGGCTGGATATCCCGGCCCGGCCCGAGGCCGCCGAGCACTGGTTCAGCCAGCGCTACCAGGCGGCGCACAATCAAATCCAGGTATTCGGCCGCCAGCAGTGGACCGCGCCGCCGGCCAGCGGCTCCAACCCACCCCAGGCGATGGTGGTGGCACCTTGCACCACCGGCACCCTGGCGAGCATCGCCAACGGCATCAGCAATGACCTCATCGGTCGCGCCGCCGATGTCGCCCTCAAGGAGCGGCGCAAGCTGATCCTGCTGGTGCGCGAAACCCCCTTCTCCGAGATCCATCTGGAAAACATGCTGCGCCTGAGCCGCATGGGCGCCATCATCATGCCGGCCAATCCCGGCTTCTACCACCGGCCCCAGTCGGTGGCTGACCTGGTGGACTTCATGGTGGCGCGGATGCTCGATCACCTGGGCATAGAACATCAACTGACGGCCCGCTGGGGCAGCCAGGCCTGAGCGCCCGCCCCGATCAGCCCCGATACCGATACCGCTGTACCAACCACCAGACCAGCACCACCAGGGCGACGCCGACCAGGGGA
This is a stretch of genomic DNA from gamma proteobacterium SS-5. It encodes these proteins:
- a CDS encoding UbiX family flavin prenyltransferase, whose amino-acid sequence is MNPAIALAITGASGSLYALRLLEELVRAERPVYLMISQAAQVVLQMELGLDIPARPEAAEHWFSQRYQAAHNQIQVFGRQQWTAPPASGSNPPQAMVVAPCTTGTLASIANGISNDLIGRAADVALKERRKLILLVRETPFSEIHLENMLRLSRMGAIIMPANPGFYHRPQSVADLVDFMVARMLDHLGIEHQLTARWGSQA